GTTCCGGTCAAACGCCCTTCGATGAGGATTTCCGGCTGCGGTTTGCGCGGTTTGTCCGGCATCGCACGACGCCTCCTTTCTCCCCTTAGGAGTCCCCGCTTTCCGCCGGCGTTATGCGCGGAAACGGCGCCGGACCAGCCCGTACGCTTCCGCCATCTCGGCAAGCGGCAACGCGCTACGCCCGCCCGCGCCTCAGGCTTCCCAGGCCACGCGCACTTTGTAGCCGGTGTGCTTCTTGACGTGAAAGACGCCATGGGCAAACAAGAGATACTGTCCCTTGATGCCGACCAACCGCCCGCTGATCGCCGGCGATTTGTCAAGGGAGAAGGCCTTGAGCTGGCCAACCGTATCCACAAGCGGATAGGAAATTTCTCTAACCTCCTCGTCGCTTAACCAGTACGGGCGAAACGCCTCCGGCAGGCGGGCGCGAATCGCCTCGCGCACGGCCAGGAGATCGACATCCGCCCCCTCGCCCGCCAGCATTTTGCGCCAGTTCGTTTTGTCCGGAAGGTGCCGGCTCAACTGAAGCTCCAGCTCGCCGGCCAGGCGGCGGTTGGGCACTTCGGCGATGGGAATGGCCCGCACCGCGCCTTGGTCCACCCAGCGCCGCCGGGCGTTTTCCTTGCGGGTGATGCCCACTTTCACCCCGCTGGAGACGGCGAGGTAGACGTAGTGGGGCACGAAGCAATGGCAGCGGGCAAAGTCGGCGTCGCGGCAGGTTCCTTGTTCGTAATGGCATAAGTGGGGCTTTACGATGCACAGGTCGTTTTCGGCCAGCCTGGTGAAGCAGGGGTAGCAGTAGCCGTTGTTGTACGTTTTTTTGACCTTCCGCCCGCAGTGACGGCACGCGATTTCGCGCAAAAAAACAAGCGAGAGGTTCTTGCCCAACAGCGGGTTGAGGGGAACCGTCTCGCTGCCCACGCATAGGTTGTAGAAAACGGGATTCGTGCCGTCATGATCGAGCGGAGCCAGGTGGCCAACCAGCTCCACCGCGCTCCCCCCTTCGCGTTCGCCGCGCCTCACAGGACCTTTTTCAAGAAGGCCTGCGTCCGCTCGTGTTGCGGGCGGACAAAGATGTCTTCCGGCTTACCCTCTTCCACGATCACACCCTGGTCCATGAAGATGACCCGGTCGCTCACTTCCCGGGCAAAGCCCATCTCGTGGGTGACGACCACCATGGTCATCCCTTCCCGGGCCAGGTCCTTCATGACGTTCAGCACTTCGCCGACCAGCTCCGGATCGAGGGCCGACGTCGGCTCGTCAAACAGCATCACTTTGGGATTCATCGCCAAGGCTCGGGCAATGGCCACCCGCTGCATTTGGCCGCCCGACAGGTTGTCGGGATAAACGTGGGCCTTGTCGCGCAAGCCCACTTTGTCGAGCAATTCCAGCGCCCGCGCCTCGGCCTCTTTGGGGTCCATTTTGCGCACCTTGATCGGGGCCAGGGTGATGTTCTCGAGAACGGTCATGTGCGGGAACAGGTTGAAGCGCTGAAAGACCATCCCGACTTCCGCCCGCACCTTGTTGATGTCCGTCTGCGGGTCGGTGATGTCCACACCGTCGATGATCACCTTCCCCGCCGTCACCTCTTCCAATCCATTGAGGCAGCGAAGGAACGTGCTCTTGCCCGATCCCGACGGCCCGATGACGCACACCACCTCTTGCTCCTGAATGGTACAGGTAATGCCCTTCAGCACGTGCAAATCGCCAAATCGCTTGTGCAAATCGATGACCTGAATCATTCCGCTCATGTCGTGTCCTCCCTTCAAACGCCCGCCTGGTGCCCACGCACCGCCCGCGCCAACGCACGCGCGGCCGCCTCCGGATCGGAAGCGCTTCCAATTGCCGACACCACGGCCACCCCGTCGGCACCCGCAGCGATGACGGCGGCGGCGTTTTCCGGCGCAATCCCGCCGATGCCGACGAGGGGCAAATCTGTGCGGCTGCGCACGTAGGCGACAAGCTCCGTCCCCACCGGATCCCCGGCATCGGCTTTCGAAGTCGTGGCGTACACCGGTCCCACGCCAAGGTAGTCGGGTTCCTCGCGAAGCGCAACATCCAGTTCCTCCGGCGTGCTGACGGACATGCCGACAATGCGCCCGGGACCGAGCAGCTTCCGCGCCTCCGACGGCGGCAGGTCCTCCTGTCCGACATGCACGCCATCCGCGTCGAGCAGCAGGGCCAAATCGACGCGGTCGTTGACGATGAAGGGGACGCCGAATTGACGACACCGCTCGCGCAAGGCCCGCCCCAGCGCCACGGTCTCGCGCAGGGAAAGCGGCGAATCCTTTTCGCGAAACTGGACCATCGTCACGCCCCCGCGCAAGGCCGCTGCGACCACCTCCAGAAGCGGCCGTCCTTTGCAGTGGGCGCTGCCGATCACCAGGTATACGGATAGGGCTGCGCGCAAGGCGCGCTTGTCCACCGTGTTCACCCGCCTCTCGCTGCACGTCGTGTCACTCTAACATTACCACGCCGGGTGAGCTGCGCTCAACAAAGGTATGCAACTTGGAAGGCACTCCCGCAACCGATAAAAAACCGCCTGCGGGTGCGCAGGCGGTGTCGGATGCGTTCTCCTCTTGTCAGCAGATTTAGTTGTTGTTCGAAGACGAGCTGCTGGAGCTGTCGCTCGAGCCGGAATCCGTGGACCCCGAGCTCGAATCGCTCGCGCTGGAATCCGTGGACTCCGAGCTCGCATCGCTCGAGCCGGAATCCGTGGAGCTGGAGGACGAGCTGGAGTCGGTCGAGCTCCCCGTGGACCCTTGATCGGTGCTCTGCTCTTGCTGCGTGCCGCTGTTGTCCGTGTTTGACGTGTCAGAACTGCAACCCACCAACGCAGCGGCCAAGACCCCCACAATCAACGCCAACTTCCACCACTTGCCGTTCATCCTCACTCCCCCTCTCGTTGAAGGTGTTGGCCTTTGTTTCTCTACCCTCTCACTCTACAGCAGGGGAAGACGAAAAGTGGGAACGAAGCGCGACAAATATGTGAAACAATTGTAAAAAAGGATGGACAAGCCAGGTTACGGCACCGCGGGCAACCACAGGCGGAAGGTGGTCCCCTGCCCCAGCTGGCTTTGCACCTCGATCCGACCGCCGTGAAGCTCCACAAGCTCCTTGACGATGGCCAGACCCAAGCCGCTCCCGCGGTTCTTCTTTGTGCGGTGGCGGTCGACTTTGAAAAAGCGTTCAAAGATCCGCGGCAAATCTTCGGCCGCGATGCCCACACCGGTATCGGCCACCTCAATGCACACGCCGCTTCCCTCCGCCCACGCGCGGAGCGTAATGCGCCCGTTTTCCGTGAACTTCACGGCATTGCTGACAAGGTTGTTCAGCATCTGTTCCACGCGCACGCTGTCCCCGTACACGGGCGGAAGCTCGTCCGGTACGTCGAGGACAATGGCCGTGCCCTTGTCCCGCGCTTCCGGTTCGAAGGTCATGGCCACAAAGGCGAGGAGCTCCTTCACGTCCACCGCCTCGCGGTTCAGGCGAATGGCATGGGTTTGCAGCTTGGCCAGATCGAGCATGTCGTCGATGAGCCGGCTCATGTGCGCCGTCTCGTGGGCCATCAGCCGGTAATATTTCTGCCGCAGCTCTTCGTCTTCCACCAGCCCGTCCTGCAAGGCTTCCAAGAAACCCTGCATGCTGGTGAGCGGGGTGCGCAGCTCGTGAGACAGGTTGGCCAACAGCTCGTCGCGCAACCGGTCGAGGCGCTTCCGCTCGCGTTCGCTGGCTTCCAGCCGCTCGGCCAGCTCGTTGAAGGTGCGCGCCAGGTCGCCCACCTCGTCATCGCGATGCACATCCAAGCGGCGGTCGTAGCGCCCCTGGCGCAACTCGGCCGCCATCCGCTCCATCTCCTTCAAGGGGCGGGCAATCGACCACGACAGGTACGAGGCGAGGAGGGTGGCCGCCACCACACCGAGGGCCAAGGCCCAGGCCATTGTCTCGCGCACGCGGCTGACCGCGTCGTTGATGCCCTTCACCGGCGCGTGAAGGACGATGCCGCCGTAGATGCGGTTGCCCTTTCCCCAGGGAACGGCCACGGAAAGCATCGGTTCGTTCAGCCCCTCAATACCGAGGGGACTGATCACCGGCTCCCCCCGCCGCACCTTCTCCACCACGCTCTTGGCCACCGACTTGCCGATAAACACCTCGTCGCGGGTGGAGGTGGCCAC
This portion of the Calditerricola satsumensis genome encodes:
- a CDS encoding DUF2797 domain-containing protein yields the protein MELVGHLAPLDHDGTNPVFYNLCVGSETVPLNPLLGKNLSLVFLREIACRHCGRKVKKTYNNGYCYPCFTRLAENDLCIVKPHLCHYEQGTCRDADFARCHCFVPHYVYLAVSSGVKVGITRKENARRRWVDQGAVRAIPIAEVPNRRLAGELELQLSRHLPDKTNWRKMLAGEGADVDLLAVREAIRARLPEAFRPYWLSDEEVREISYPLVDTVGQLKAFSLDKSPAISGRLVGIKGQYLLFAHGVFHVKKHTGYKVRVAWEA
- a CDS encoding sensor histidine kinase, with protein sequence MAVWKRSIARRLLLSFLGTVILAMGVVGVAMSYLVQHYIYHTERMELVRKAKRINLAIQDSNKVSEELINLLVFLDQTFDARIWLFDTHGRIVATSTRDEVFIGKSVAKSVVEKVRRGEPVISPLGIEGLNEPMLSVAVPWGKGNRIYGGIVLHAPVKGINDAVSRVRETMAWALALGVVAATLLASYLSWSIARPLKEMERMAAELRQGRYDRRLDVHRDDEVGDLARTFNELAERLEASERERKRLDRLRDELLANLSHELRTPLTSMQGFLEALQDGLVEDEELRQKYYRLMAHETAHMSRLIDDMLDLAKLQTHAIRLNREAVDVKELLAFVAMTFEPEARDKGTAIVLDVPDELPPVYGDSVRVEQMLNNLVSNAVKFTENGRITLRAWAEGSGVCIEVADTGVGIAAEDLPRIFERFFKVDRHRTKKNRGSGLGLAIVKELVELHGGRIEVQSQLGQGTTFRLWLPAVP
- a CDS encoding amino acid ABC transporter ATP-binding protein, coding for MIQVIDLHKRFGDLHVLKGITCTIQEQEVVCVIGPSGSGKSTFLRCLNGLEEVTAGKVIIDGVDITDPQTDINKVRAEVGMVFQRFNLFPHMTVLENITLAPIKVRKMDPKEAEARALELLDKVGLRDKAHVYPDNLSGGQMQRVAIARALAMNPKVMLFDEPTSALDPELVGEVLNVMKDLAREGMTMVVVTHEMGFAREVSDRVIFMDQGVIVEEGKPEDIFVRPQHERTQAFLKKVL
- the thiE gene encoding thiamine phosphate synthase, with protein sequence MNTVDKRALRAALSVYLVIGSAHCKGRPLLEVVAAALRGGVTMVQFREKDSPLSLRETVALGRALRERCRQFGVPFIVNDRVDLALLLDADGVHVGQEDLPPSEARKLLGPGRIVGMSVSTPEELDVALREEPDYLGVGPVYATTSKADAGDPVGTELVAYVRSRTDLPLVGIGGIAPENAAAVIAAGADGVAVVSAIGSASDPEAAARALARAVRGHQAGV